One region of Chlorobiota bacterium genomic DNA includes:
- a CDS encoding PKD domain-containing protein codes for MNSTRTMTPTRHLTFRPLLALLMAAFACGSATAQTPETAQQQTRELVAARLPDLPLGFRQNNGQWDPATLYHATTATAQAAFGRDGVGFLFTRPSSSQTPSTSHSTARHTPPTVEVLQWGIHFSGALPNPRIQAEEPLPGRANYFHAGRAIAGVREHGRLWYRDLYPNIDLCYYGTGRSLKYDCVVRPGGQLRDVRMECTGINQLAINNAGQLEIATSWGTLIEQRPYAYQIIDGKQVEVPTRFILWNDTTYGFATDHSYRRDLPLVIDPTMLAWSTFIGGSSTTEGYLVEGYMRDIDVDALGYIYGVGWYSDYFPTVPGSYNELFNGGDRGTTMAPEDAYVFKMTPDGRSLVYSTYLGGSRQDEASSINVNSSGEAYVVGYTFSRDFPVTLDPTPIQDYNAGLWDGFAVKLSRDGDSLIYSTYFGSDSSDFFDRAALNSRGELSITGNTTSPNYPTTPGAYSTTNSGPLGTADALVTVLDADAQTILYSTLVGGNDHEAGLDIVLNNADEAFVLGTTYSADFPTTTGAFQEIPAGNADAFLLQLSRDGSQLLASTYFGGAGTDIGEGIVLNSAGDPVIVGITYSPDLFTTPGAFDRSFNTRPGNPATSDAYVASFRADLTGVNFCTYLGGTNNDRANTLALDQSENIFVVGSTFASGNFEPTFFPISSCAYDQLNRGGFDLFLTKLSPTASRVMYSTMIGGVNNDYGSLDNYGRARIRLMGDSCNVEAVIGMTTHSPNFPTTPGAFQPRKGNEVDNGLEDQPVLLKFKPYQLLQFRYDTTSCGVVQFHDGSELCIWDDGAPITKERFWDFGDGGSSTEQNPRHRYATPGNYTVRLYAGCPRDSLVMEITVPPFRPIPVGAGEDQYICSGASAQLQATGGTLFTWEPSTGLNCTSCPNPIAQPTATTTYRVTITDGYGCTGTDTVTVFVTARPAIVASPDTAICAGGAAQLQATGGVAYTWRPATGLSCITCPNPIARPTATTTYIVTGQGDPACRETAEDTVVVRVVPPPAVRLTRDTSICAGGIVQLSAIADSAGVPRPMRFRWVPSSGLDCDTCATVQATPTATTTWKVIATNAAGCSDSASVTVSIVPPRGIEAPSVRAICVGDSVQLSVGGNGPVEWSPATGLSCTDCPAPWASPSSTQVYTVRSLLPCGGSDTVTVAVLPLPTVAVVPDTLFCSGQLTATASPNTVAYRWTPPDGLSCDDCPAPFANPSATTRYHLTITDANGCVARDSALVIVNPRTVRLHIGKEYQVGIGNTVVVEVMADSAMDPLGLTSIAIKLSYDPTFLRANAALLEGRILDGWKIDSVQQNRSEGWAIYFLSSPTGSPAVGSGALLGIQLIGYLGANSSSPLPFSILSPMGDCLSVVTDPGAVRIDSICGLNLRLIELTTADYALDQNRPNPFNPLTDITFSLGLDGPTRLEVLDGVGQRVALLLNERLAAGRYTVTWDATAHPSGLYYYRLTSGDWTMTRAMMVVK; via the coding sequence ATGAACAGCACACGCACGATGACACCAACACGACATCTTACCTTCCGCCCGTTGCTGGCACTGCTGATGGCGGCTTTTGCCTGCGGCAGCGCAACCGCGCAAACGCCGGAAACGGCGCAGCAGCAAACCCGCGAATTGGTGGCGGCGCGGTTGCCGGACCTGCCGTTGGGGTTCCGGCAGAACAACGGGCAGTGGGATCCGGCAACGCTGTACCACGCCACAACTGCAACGGCGCAAGCGGCGTTCGGGCGGGATGGAGTTGGGTTCCTGTTTACGCGGCCCAGCAGCAGCCAAACACCCTCCACTTCACACTCCACCGCACGGCACACGCCGCCAACGGTTGAGGTTTTACAATGGGGGATTCATTTCAGCGGGGCGTTGCCAAATCCGCGCATTCAGGCGGAGGAGCCGCTGCCCGGGCGGGCGAATTACTTCCATGCCGGGCGCGCCATTGCTGGCGTTCGGGAGCACGGGCGGCTGTGGTATCGGGACCTGTATCCCAACATTGACCTTTGCTACTACGGCACCGGGCGTTCGCTGAAATATGATTGCGTTGTTCGCCCCGGCGGCCAGCTGCGCGATGTCCGGATGGAGTGCACGGGGATCAACCAGCTGGCAATCAACAACGCTGGCCAGCTTGAAATTGCCACCAGCTGGGGGACGCTGATTGAGCAACGCCCCTACGCTTACCAAATCATTGACGGAAAGCAAGTGGAGGTCCCCACCCGCTTCATCCTTTGGAACGACACCACCTACGGATTCGCCACCGACCACAGCTACCGCCGTGACCTCCCGCTGGTGATTGATCCGACGATGCTGGCATGGTCAACATTTATCGGCGGGTCAAGCACCACCGAAGGCTATTTGGTGGAAGGCTACATGCGGGATATTGACGTTGACGCGCTGGGCTACATCTACGGCGTGGGGTGGTACAGCGATTATTTCCCAACAGTTCCCGGCTCCTACAACGAGTTGTTCAACGGTGGCGACCGAGGGACAACCATGGCCCCAGAAGATGCCTACGTTTTCAAGATGACCCCCGACGGAAGGTCGCTGGTCTATTCCACCTATCTGGGCGGATCCCGCCAGGACGAGGCCTCGTCCATCAACGTCAACAGCAGTGGCGAAGCGTACGTTGTTGGCTACACCTTCAGCCGCGATTTCCCCGTCACGCTTGACCCCACGCCGATCCAAGATTACAACGCAGGCTTATGGGATGGCTTCGCCGTGAAGCTGAGCCGCGATGGCGATTCGCTGATCTACTCCACCTACTTCGGCAGCGACAGTTCCGATTTTTTTGACCGCGCCGCGCTGAACAGCCGGGGCGAATTGTCCATCACCGGAAACACCACCTCCCCCAACTATCCCACCACCCCCGGGGCGTACAGCACCACCAACTCCGGCCCACTGGGCACCGCCGACGCGCTGGTGACGGTCCTTGATGCCGACGCGCAAACGATCCTTTACTCCACCCTTGTTGGCGGAAACGATCACGAGGCTGGGTTGGATATTGTGCTGAACAATGCCGATGAAGCCTTCGTGCTGGGGACAACCTACTCCGCCGATTTCCCAACCACCACCGGCGCGTTCCAGGAAATCCCGGCCGGGAACGCCGATGCTTTCCTTCTGCAACTAAGCCGCGATGGCTCCCAGCTTCTTGCATCAACCTACTTTGGCGGCGCGGGCACCGATATTGGGGAAGGGATAGTTCTGAACTCCGCTGGCGACCCAGTGATTGTTGGCATCACCTACTCCCCCGATCTTTTCACCACCCCGGGCGCATTCGACCGCAGTTTTAACACCCGCCCGGGGAACCCTGCAACCAGCGATGCCTACGTTGCCAGCTTCCGCGCCGATCTTACCGGGGTGAATTTCTGCACCTATCTGGGGGGAACCAACAACGACCGCGCAAACACCCTGGCACTGGATCAATCGGAAAACATCTTTGTTGTTGGGAGCACCTTCGCCAGCGGAAATTTCGAGCCAACATTCTTCCCAATCTCTTCTTGCGCCTACGACCAACTGAACCGTGGCGGCTTCGACCTTTTCCTAACCAAGCTAAGCCCAACCGCCAGCCGGGTGATGTACTCCACGATGATCGGCGGGGTGAACAACGACTACGGCAGCCTTGACAATTACGGGCGGGCGCGAATCCGGCTGATGGGGGATAGCTGCAACGTGGAAGCCGTTATCGGCATGACCACCCACTCCCCCAATTTCCCCACAACCCCGGGCGCGTTCCAACCCCGAAAAGGAAACGAGGTTGATAACGGACTTGAGGACCAACCAGTGCTGCTAAAATTCAAGCCTTACCAACTGCTCCAATTCCGGTACGACACCACGTCGTGCGGGGTTGTGCAGTTCCATGATGGCTCCGAACTCTGCATTTGGGACGATGGCGCGCCGATCACCAAAGAACGCTTCTGGGATTTTGGCGACGGCGGAAGCTCCACCGAACAGAACCCCCGCCACCGCTACGCCACCCCCGGGAATTATACCGTCAGGCTCTATGCCGGATGCCCGCGCGACTCGTTGGTGATGGAGATCACCGTCCCCCCCTTCCGCCCGATTCCGGTGGGGGCGGGGGAGGATCAGTATATCTGCTCCGGAGCCTCGGCACAGTTGCAAGCCACGGGGGGAACGCTGTTTACGTGGGAGCCATCAACCGGGCTTAACTGCACCAGCTGCCCGAATCCAATCGCCCAGCCAACGGCCACCACCACCTATCGCGTCACCATCACCGACGGCTACGGCTGCACGGGGACCGACACGGTGACGGTGTTCGTTACCGCACGCCCCGCAATCGTTGCCAGCCCCGACACGGCGATCTGTGCCGGGGGCGCGGCGCAGCTGCAAGCAACCGGTGGCGTGGCCTACACGTGGCGGCCAGCAACGGGGCTAAGCTGCATCACCTGCCCCAACCCAATTGCCCGGCCAACCGCCACCACCACCTACATCGTCACCGGACAAGGGGACCCCGCTTGCAGGGAAACGGCGGAGGACACAGTGGTGGTCCGCGTGGTTCCGCCGCCAGCCGTTCGCCTAACCCGCGACACCTCCATCTGCGCTGGCGGAATCGTTCAACTGAGTGCCATTGCCGATTCCGCCGGGGTGCCGCGCCCGATGCGGTTCCGTTGGGTTCCCTCGTCCGGGCTGGATTGCGACACCTGCGCCACCGTGCAAGCCACGCCAACCGCAACAACAACATGGAAGGTAATCGCCACCAACGCTGCCGGCTGCAGCGACAGCGCCAGCGTCACCGTCAGCATCGTGCCACCGCGGGGGATTGAGGCTCCCTCCGTTCGGGCAATCTGCGTTGGCGATAGCGTCCAGCTGAGCGTTGGCGGAAACGGGCCGGTGGAATGGAGCCCAGCAACGGGGCTTAGCTGCACCGATTGCCCCGCCCCGTGGGCATCGCCAAGCAGCACGCAGGTGTATACCGTCCGCTCCCTTCTCCCCTGCGGCGGCAGCGATACCGTCACGGTGGCGGTGCTTCCGTTGCCAACGGTGGCGGTGGTCCCCGACACTCTGTTCTGCTCCGGACAGCTTACGGCAACGGCTTCCCCGAACACCGTGGCCTACCGCTGGACCCCTCCGGATGGACTAAGCTGCGACGATTGCCCCGCCCCCTTTGCCAACCCCAGCGCAACCACACGCTACCACCTCACCATCACCGATGCCAACGGCTGCGTGGCCCGTGATTCCGCGCTGGTGATTGTGAACCCGCGAACGGTGCGGCTCCATATCGGAAAGGAGTATCAGGTGGGGATTGGGAACACGGTGGTGGTGGAGGTGATGGCCGACTCCGCAATGGACCCGCTGGGGCTTACCAGCATCGCCATCAAGCTGAGTTACGACCCCACGTTTCTTCGCGCCAACGCCGCACTGTTGGAAGGAAGAATTCTGGATGGATGGAAGATTGACAGCGTCCAGCAGAACCGCAGCGAGGGCTGGGCAATCTACTTCCTTTCCTCCCCCACGGGAAGCCCCGCCGTTGGGAGCGGAGCATTGCTGGGGATTCAGCTGATTGGATATTTGGGGGCCAACAGCAGCTCGCCGTTGCCGTTCAGCATCCTTTCGCCGATGGGCGATTGCCTGAGCGTGGTGACGGATCCCGGCGCGGTTCGGATAGACTCCATCTGCGGGCTGAACCTGCGGTTAATTGAGCTAACCACCGCCGATTACGCGCTGGACCAAAACCGCCCGAACCCGTTCAACCCCCTCACCGACATCACCTTCTCGCTTGGCTTGGATGGCCCAACACGGTTGGAGGTGTTGGATGGCGTTGGGCAGCGCGTTGCGTTGCTGCTAAACGAGCGCCTTGCCGCCGGACGCTACACCGTCACGTGGGACGCAACCGCGCATCCCTCCGGCCTATACTACTACCGCCTAACCAGCGGCGACTGGACAATGACCCGAGCGATGATGGTGGTGAAATAA
- the dprA gene encoding DNA-protecting protein DprA, with translation MLTTPQILALNFLPGITSAAVRSLVETGEEFQTIVNAAPEDLAAEGLRRAAIEGMATMDILLRQAETQTTRAKEFGGEILHFWSDDYPARLRQIYAPPIVLYLRGQLLPEDDRAIAIVGTRAATMYGRLTAEKYAEEFSAAGVAVVSGLARGIDQYAHAAALRANGRTIAVIASGLDEISPSLSAQMAGKIAERGAVISEYPFGVKAIPAFFPQRNRIISGMTAATLVVESDEKGGAMITASFALDQSREVFAVPGPISSPKSRGTNGLIRTDRARLTQSPVDVLDALGYHIPTPAIAAAAAAPADLTLFERAIFDTLDGEPRHVDTLCEATGLTSSEALVALLALEFKGLVRQMAGKMFLRR, from the coding sequence ATGCTAACAACACCACAAATCCTTGCTTTGAACTTCCTTCCTGGGATTACTTCCGCGGCGGTGCGGAGCTTGGTGGAGACGGGGGAGGAGTTCCAGACGATTGTGAACGCCGCGCCGGAGGACCTGGCCGCCGAAGGGTTGCGGCGCGCGGCAATCGAGGGGATGGCCACCATGGATATCCTCCTTCGGCAGGCGGAAACGCAGACCACGCGGGCAAAGGAATTCGGCGGGGAGATACTCCATTTTTGGAGCGATGATTACCCGGCACGGCTGCGGCAAATTTATGCCCCGCCAATCGTGCTTTACCTGCGTGGCCAGCTGCTGCCGGAGGATGACCGCGCGATTGCCATTGTTGGAACGCGGGCCGCAACGATGTACGGGCGGCTAACCGCGGAGAAGTATGCCGAAGAATTTTCCGCGGCGGGGGTGGCGGTGGTAAGCGGGCTTGCACGCGGGATTGACCAGTACGCCCATGCCGCCGCGCTGCGTGCCAACGGGCGAACAATCGCCGTGATTGCCAGCGGGTTGGATGAAATCTCGCCAAGCCTTTCGGCGCAGATGGCGGGGAAGATTGCCGAGCGTGGCGCGGTCATCAGCGAGTATCCTTTTGGCGTGAAGGCGATTCCGGCATTCTTCCCGCAGCGCAACCGGATCATCAGCGGAATGACCGCCGCCACGCTGGTGGTGGAGAGCGATGAAAAAGGGGGGGCGATGATTACTGCCAGCTTCGCGCTGGACCAAAGTCGCGAGGTGTTCGCGGTTCCCGGGCCGATCTCCTCGCCGAAAAGCCGCGGGACCAACGGGCTGATCCGCACCGACCGCGCGCGGCTGACGCAATCGCCAGTGGATGTTCTTGACGCGCTGGGATACCACATCCCAACCCCCGCAATCGCCGCCGCCGCCGCTGCGCCCGCCGATCTTACCCTGTTCGAGCGCGCAATCTTCGACACCCTTGACGGCGAACCCCGCCACGTTGACACCCTGTGCGAAGCCACCGGACTAACCAGCAGCGAAGCACTTGTTGCACTGCTGGCATTGGAGTTCAAAGGCCTGGTCCGCCAAATGGCCGGAAAAATGTTTTTGCGGCGGTGA
- a CDS encoding VWA domain-containing protein, which produces MKSSLLRSSVLLLAALAFCAGNLAAQQLVVSSLDASKFPTITAKVYLLDAAGKPLRDVSTRTIQVRENGTERRVTAIDCPPPVPVDALSSVLTIDVSGSMANTPDGRAGTPNMELAKSAAKAWIQGLPEGRSECAVTTFDQYGQIIRDFTRDRADLLSAIESLRPQGGTEYDAGLRNPPAGGLVVAEKGKHRRVVIFLTDGLGGGDEKKIIALAQQNNVAIFCVTLGMPAPDILKNIARATGGEFYEYVTTVPQAQAVYRAIQYRALGGEPCEVTWESLPDCNVNRNVSLEVPSQGLAAAMRYEAPQSSVPRLEVLPPSVDFGAVAIGRTEKEELTLRAVGRDVTITSITPMTPKGQFQLDAPATPFTISAGSSRTLAIRYSAADTAYRFARWAIANDACAGAVVFAAAGTRARPEPSIRLIRPNGGERFIAGSTTTISWDGVAPETPVQLEYSTDAGTTWKTITERTSGGSFHWKVPATPSERCLARVAEIDTAATAAADTGMRLTGAGEVILTSAFSPDGTMVAGASWSGVVPVWDVATGKKIRTISVGMNGPRPARAYYVEFSPNGRQALTAAEGNIVSVWDMASGREVAKFKGKPYNKTERWNSASTEGDVTPSPVFSPDGKKVLLMDENYTPALFDLSSGRKLRTFGEPQNGEIVTSAMFSSDGTRILTAGPDSAVRVWDAANGTQLQKIKHARKTEGATFSPDGAWIASVTTDDTVRIFNSITGALAQKIRPGKRYGASYLRAMFAPMEKAC; this is translated from the coding sequence ATGAAGAGTTCACTGCTCCGCTCCTCCGTTCTGCTGCTGGCCGCGCTGGCGTTTTGCGCCGGGAATCTTGCCGCCCAGCAACTGGTGGTCTCCAGCCTTGACGCAAGCAAATTCCCGACGATCACCGCAAAGGTCTATCTGCTGGATGCCGCAGGGAAGCCGCTGCGCGACGTTAGCACGCGGACCATTCAGGTTCGCGAAAACGGAACCGAACGCCGCGTCACCGCGATTGATTGCCCCCCTCCGGTTCCGGTTGATGCCCTCTCTTCCGTGCTGACGATTGACGTTTCCGGCTCGATGGCCAACACCCCCGACGGACGCGCCGGCACGCCAAATATGGAGCTTGCAAAATCGGCGGCGAAGGCGTGGATACAGGGGCTTCCGGAAGGGCGAAGCGAGTGCGCCGTCACCACGTTCGACCAGTACGGCCAGATTATCCGCGACTTCACCCGCGACCGTGCGGACCTTCTATCGGCCATTGAATCGCTGCGGCCACAAGGGGGGACCGAGTATGATGCCGGATTGCGCAACCCTCCCGCCGGCGGGTTGGTGGTGGCCGAAAAGGGGAAGCACCGCCGCGTGGTGATCTTCCTGACCGACGGGCTTGGCGGCGGCGATGAGAAAAAGATCATCGCGCTGGCCCAGCAGAACAACGTCGCCATCTTCTGCGTCACGCTGGGGATGCCCGCGCCCGACATCCTGAAGAATATCGCCCGCGCTACCGGCGGCGAGTTTTACGAATACGTCACCACGGTTCCGCAGGCCCAGGCGGTGTATCGGGCAATCCAGTACCGCGCGCTTGGCGGCGAACCGTGCGAAGTCACGTGGGAAAGCCTTCCCGATTGCAACGTGAACCGGAACGTCAGCCTTGAAGTCCCATCGCAGGGGCTTGCGGCGGCCATGCGCTACGAGGCCCCACAGAGCAGCGTTCCCCGGCTGGAGGTTCTTCCTCCATCGGTTGATTTTGGCGCGGTTGCGATTGGAAGAACGGAGAAGGAGGAGCTAACGCTGCGGGCCGTTGGGCGCGATGTCACCATCACCAGCATCACACCGATGACCCCAAAAGGCCAGTTCCAATTGGACGCGCCGGCAACGCCGTTCACCATCTCGGCCGGAAGCAGCCGGACGCTGGCAATCCGCTACTCCGCCGCCGACACCGCCTACCGTTTTGCACGCTGGGCAATCGCCAACGATGCCTGCGCCGGGGCGGTGGTGTTTGCCGCCGCAGGAACCCGCGCACGCCCCGAGCCAAGCATCCGTTTGATTCGCCCGAACGGAGGCGAGCGGTTTATTGCCGGGTCCACGACCACGATTTCCTGGGATGGAGTTGCCCCCGAAACCCCAGTGCAATTGGAGTACAGCACCGATGCCGGGACAACATGGAAAACCATCACCGAGCGGACCTCGGGCGGGAGCTTCCATTGGAAGGTTCCGGCAACGCCAAGCGAGCGTTGCCTTGCCCGCGTCGCCGAAATTGACACCGCCGCCACCGCCGCTGCCGACACCGGAATGCGGCTGACCGGAGCCGGCGAAGTGATCCTGACCAGCGCATTCAGCCCCGATGGAACGATGGTGGCGGGGGCAAGCTGGAGCGGTGTGGTTCCGGTGTGGGACGTGGCAACGGGGAAGAAAATCCGAACGATCTCCGTGGGGATGAACGGCCCCCGCCCGGCACGCGCCTACTACGTGGAGTTCAGCCCAAACGGCAGGCAAGCCTTGACCGCCGCCGAAGGGAACATCGTCAGCGTGTGGGATATGGCCAGCGGGCGCGAGGTTGCCAAGTTCAAAGGGAAGCCGTACAACAAAACCGAGCGGTGGAACTCCGCCAGCACCGAAGGCGACGTAACCCCAAGCCCCGTCTTCAGCCCCGACGGAAAGAAAGTGTTGTTGATGGATGAAAACTACACCCCGGCACTCTTCGACCTTTCCAGCGGGCGAAAACTGAGGACCTTTGGCGAACCCCAAAATGGTGAGATCGTCACCAGCGCAATGTTCAGCAGCGACGGCACGCGAATCTTGACGGCGGGACCCGACAGCGCGGTGCGGGTGTGGGATGCCGCCAACGGAACGCAGCTTCAAAAAATCAAGCACGCGCGGAAAACCGAAGGGGCAACCTTCAGCCCCGACGGCGCATGGATTGCCAGCGTCACCACCGACGACACCGTTCGGATTTTTAACTCCATCACTGGCGCGCTTGCCCAGAAGATTCGCCCGGGAAAACGGTACGGGGCCTCCTACCTGCGGGCAATGTTTGCCCCGATGGAGAAAGCCTGCTGA
- a CDS encoding choice-of-anchor D domain-containing protein: MNFDRDGKEFRARSSIGYANFSPDGQHIVTVDGSVNVWDVATGRMMSSNRWDSQMSYATFSPNGERIASSESANLVVRPVGALRLQEDRSDSLWAILDTDPRSIGLNFGRRRIGSVTDIVMPNMIRNAGAVPFVVDSIWITGPNAREFGIVNGIPPFTVAPGENHAMELRFRPSGRGLRGSNIHIMAGGKEMIQALEGEGIREDLAIDMPEIDFGDIPVGSRRDTVVPVMIRNLTTTPLTITSTQFTGPDTTQFSVIDGGGRFTIPPNSGHRMELRFAPVRSGRTSTRLSFRTDDSSDVTARLFGNGIGTTSTEPDEPSISERYVDPTTFRTIAAPNAVLPKGGDGYVGSYDLLGLVAGYSITDNVMVLVGGGVPLPDDWFGLNGTMYGAYSAGVKAGLPITEQLNIAGGYQWARSIYDQDVTESLESQITVSIPYFSLSYGNDDSRFSILAGYGFKQHVTNGIGGTFDKNALIISGGGDYRVGERWKVAVEFLSMETLGYLPIAATARWFGHTWALDAGIGFLGIATGGGEAPSIPVAPVISFVKVW, encoded by the coding sequence ATGAACTTCGACCGCGACGGGAAGGAGTTCCGCGCGCGAAGCTCCATCGGCTACGCAAACTTCAGCCCCGACGGCCAGCATATCGTGACGGTGGACGGAAGCGTCAACGTTTGGGATGTGGCCACCGGAAGAATGATGTCGAGCAATCGGTGGGACTCGCAGATGTCGTACGCGACCTTCAGCCCCAACGGCGAACGGATTGCTTCCAGCGAATCGGCAAACCTTGTGGTGCGCCCCGTTGGCGCGTTGCGATTGCAGGAGGACCGCTCCGACTCGCTGTGGGCAATTCTGGACACGGACCCGCGCTCAATCGGCCTAAACTTTGGCCGGCGGCGGATCGGCTCCGTCACCGACATCGTGATGCCGAACATGATCCGCAACGCCGGGGCGGTTCCGTTTGTGGTTGACTCCATCTGGATCACCGGGCCGAACGCGCGCGAGTTTGGGATTGTCAACGGCATTCCCCCGTTCACGGTCGCGCCAGGGGAAAACCATGCGATGGAGCTTCGGTTCCGCCCGTCGGGGCGTGGGCTGCGCGGGTCCAACATCCACATCATGGCTGGCGGGAAGGAGATGATTCAGGCATTGGAGGGGGAAGGGATTCGGGAAGATTTGGCGATTGATATGCCGGAGATTGACTTTGGCGACATCCCCGTTGGCAGCCGCCGCGACACGGTTGTTCCGGTGATGATTCGCAACCTTACCACCACCCCGCTGACCATCACCAGCACGCAATTCACCGGCCCCGACACCACGCAGTTCAGCGTGATTGATGGCGGCGGGCGGTTCACCATCCCCCCCAACAGCGGCCACCGGATGGAGCTTCGGTTTGCCCCGGTCCGCAGCGGGCGCACCAGCACCCGGCTGAGCTTCCGCACCGACGACAGCAGCGACGTAACCGCACGCTTGTTCGGAAACGGAATCGGCACCACCAGCACCGAGCCGGACGAGCCAAGCATCAGCGAGCGGTATGTGGACCCCACAACCTTCCGCACCATTGCCGCGCCGAACGCGGTGTTGCCGAAAGGTGGAGATGGATATGTGGGAAGCTATGATCTGCTGGGGTTGGTGGCGGGCTACTCCATCACCGATAACGTGATGGTGCTTGTTGGCGGCGGCGTTCCCCTGCCAGATGATTGGTTCGGCCTGAACGGCACGATGTACGGGGCGTACTCGGCGGGGGTGAAGGCCGGATTGCCCATTACGGAACAGCTGAACATTGCCGGCGGCTACCAGTGGGCGCGAAGCATCTACGACCAGGACGTGACCGAAAGTTTGGAGTCGCAGATCACCGTCAGCATCCCCTACTTCTCCCTTAGCTACGGCAACGACGACAGCCGTTTCAGCATACTGGCGGGCTACGGATTTAAGCAGCACGTGACCAACGGCATTGGCGGCACGTTCGACAAAAACGCGTTGATTATCAGCGGCGGAGGGGATTACCGCGTTGGCGAGCGGTGGAAAGTTGCGGTGGAATTTCTGAGCATGGAGACGTTGGGTTATCTGCCGATAGCGGCCACCGCCCGTTGGTTTGGCCACACGTGGGCGTTGGATGCCGGGATTGGATTTTTAGGAATCGCCACCGGCGGCGGCGAAGCCCCCTCCATCCCAGTCGCGCCAGTGATTAGCTTTGTGAAGGTGTGGTAA
- a CDS encoding VCBS repeat-containing protein: MMNKTIPLLLLLTTALLLLGQTFTHAQNRIDPRHPSFAYMQEWGTMDGTTLQCLPGWVGETGELFGRQIIPTGDLNNDGMADYIIERDRCDTAFGVNKTTRGNELLLFYGKKNSLPTPADGIRIGPSEIGSTTHFLCTGDFDADGILDIACGIHLYGDTTERGGEYDIGMPVVFWGQSNGIYSTSDTTQFPSDAPIWITPKQGVSGDFNGDHIDDLFIRGSGWGFADGALARIPKGHIFAGERGKRWGRDGRDHSPVQRWWYPPGNKAVEYRDHDCSGDNDLIFYGGIIDDIDQIMVAYQHGNGQWIDTSDIEAINLKTSYSSYARLMDVTGDHLLDIVTIGGNFESERIKVFAGKAGQRLKEQYGTGTDSADRANGRFPLRPWVKMPTPTVLHDGWTGSEHVLFDLGDINGDGRSEIAAHSTPFILIYTTGPTLDSLIDVMARVPGGYDYNWGTIKRLGDIDGSGKPTFAVRYEGNVHFLKAPPKDEIPTYGGRIRSLPHPIDFRCALSSSVGTQGGGEQGTAEMDLSATSSDSYRANKTALAPHFIHRSQP; the protein is encoded by the coding sequence ATGATGAACAAAACCATCCCTCTCCTCCTGCTGCTCACCACAGCACTGCTCCTGCTTGGGCAAACCTTCACCCACGCACAAAACCGCATTGACCCCAGACACCCCTCCTTTGCCTACATGCAAGAATGGGGTACCATGGATGGAACCACTCTCCAATGCTTGCCCGGTTGGGTTGGTGAAACTGGAGAACTCTTTGGAAGACAGATCATCCCAACTGGTGATCTTAACAACGACGGAATGGCCGATTACATTATCGAGCGTGATCGCTGCGATACCGCATTTGGAGTAAACAAAACCACCCGTGGCAATGAACTCCTGCTGTTCTACGGCAAGAAAAACTCACTCCCTACCCCTGCTGATGGTATCCGCATCGGGCCTTCCGAAATCGGCTCCACTACTCACTTCCTCTGCACCGGTGACTTTGATGCCGATGGCATCCTCGACATCGCTTGTGGCATCCATCTCTATGGGGATACTACTGAACGTGGAGGAGAGTATGACATCGGTATGCCCGTCGTCTTCTGGGGACAATCCAATGGTATCTACTCCACCAGCGACACCACCCAATTCCCCTCCGATGCTCCCATCTGGATTACTCCAAAACAAGGAGTTAGTGGTGATTTTAACGGTGATCACATTGATGATTTGTTCATTCGTGGATCCGGGTGGGGATTCGCTGATGGAGCATTAGCGAGAATTCCTAAAGGACACATCTTTGCTGGCGAACGTGGCAAGCGATGGGGACGCGATGGTAGAGACCACTCACCCGTTCAACGATGGTGGTACCCACCAGGCAACAAAGCAGTCGAATACCGTGATCACGATTGCTCCGGAGACAATGACCTCATCTTCTACGGTGGCATTATTGATGACATTGATCAAATCATGGTTGCTTATCAACATGGCAACGGCCAATGGATTGATACCTCCGACATTGAGGCCATTAACCTCAAAACATCCTATAGCTCCTACGCACGATTGATGGATGTCACCGGCGATCACCTCCTTGATATTGTCACCATCGGAGGGAACTTTGAGAGTGAACGCATCAAAGTCTTTGCCGGAAAGGCTGGGCAGAGGCTGAAAGAACAGTACGGCACAGGAACCGACAGTGCCGACCGTGCCAACGGACGATTCCCACTCCGACCCTGGGTCAAGATGCCAACACCCACTGTCCTCCATGATGGATGGACTGGAAGCGAACACGTGTTGTTCGATCTGGGCGATATTAACGGAGACGGACGTTCGGAAATTGCGGCCCATTCAACACCGTTCATCCTCATCTACACCACCGGACCAACCCTTGATTCTCTTATTGATGTCATGGCTCGAGTTCCTGGAGGCTATGACTACAATTGGGGAACTATCAAGCGGCTTGGTGACATTGATGGGAGCGGTAAGCCAACTTTTGCCGTTCGGTATGAAGGCAACGTCCACTTCCTGAAAGCACCACCAAAAGATGAAATTCCTACCTACGGCGGGCGCATCCGCTCGCTTCCACATCCTATTGATTTTCGCTGTGCATTGTCCTCCAGCGTGGGAACCCAGGGGGGCGGGGAACAGGGGACAGCGGAGATGGACCTTAGCGCAACTTCTTCAGATTCTTATCGAGCCAACAAAACTGCACTGGCTCCACATTTCATTCATAGATCACAACCATAG